The following coding sequences are from one Chitinimonas sp. BJYL2 window:
- a CDS encoding FAD-binding oxidoreductase has protein sequence MSLNARLQPYPASYYAASVADAPLRPALHGEVQADVCVVGAGYTGLYTALRLAEAGKRVVMLDASRVGWGASGRNGGQAILGFSCDMPPIEAQLGRDEAMQIWQLVRDAAGEIRQRIARHQIDCDWQDGHLWTAVLPRRVKLLTDWQQEASEHWGYTGLQFIPKHDLGNWVDSPRYQAALYDPEAGHLHPLKYALGLAAAAEAMGVVIHEHSPAIRHTQQGNQVIIDTENGRVRADALVLAANVYLGDLDRERSRRILPVGTFMVATEPLGERGAKLVPSRACVTDNQFVLDYFRLSSDGRLLFGGGCTYLGGMPRDIKAAMRPSLDRVFPQLKDVKLDYGWGGLIDCTMRRTPDFGQRGNVCWAQGFSGHGVIPTCVAGRVLASAILGDDSHLRRFMKLSNPPLPGGRWLAGPMEAAGKTWYRLRDLF, from the coding sequence ATGTCGCTGAACGCCCGCCTGCAGCCGTATCCCGCCAGCTACTACGCCGCCAGCGTGGCCGACGCGCCTTTGCGCCCGGCCTTGCACGGCGAGGTGCAGGCCGACGTGTGTGTTGTCGGTGCGGGCTATACCGGCCTGTACACCGCGCTGCGGCTAGCCGAGGCCGGCAAGCGGGTGGTCATGCTCGACGCCAGCCGCGTGGGCTGGGGTGCATCGGGCCGTAATGGCGGGCAAGCGATACTCGGTTTTTCATGCGACATGCCGCCCATCGAGGCGCAGCTGGGCCGCGATGAGGCGATGCAGATCTGGCAGCTGGTGCGCGACGCCGCCGGCGAAATCCGCCAGCGCATCGCCCGCCATCAGATCGATTGCGACTGGCAGGACGGCCATCTGTGGACCGCGGTGTTGCCGCGCCGCGTCAAGCTACTGACCGACTGGCAGCAGGAGGCCAGCGAACACTGGGGCTACACCGGCCTGCAGTTCATCCCCAAGCACGACCTTGGTAACTGGGTCGATAGCCCGCGCTACCAAGCCGCGCTGTACGACCCCGAAGCCGGTCACCTGCATCCGCTCAAGTACGCGCTGGGTCTGGCCGCGGCGGCCGAGGCGATGGGCGTGGTCATCCATGAGCACAGCCCGGCCATCCGCCACACGCAGCAGGGTAATCAGGTCATCATCGACACCGAAAACGGCCGCGTGCGCGCCGATGCGCTGGTGCTCGCCGCCAATGTGTACCTAGGCGATCTGGACCGCGAACGCTCGCGCCGGATTTTGCCGGTAGGCACCTTCATGGTCGCCACCGAGCCGCTGGGTGAGCGCGGCGCCAAGCTCGTACCCAGCCGCGCCTGCGTGACCGACAACCAGTTCGTGCTCGATTATTTCCGCCTGAGCAGCGATGGCCGTCTGCTGTTCGGCGGTGGCTGCACCTACCTGGGCGGCATGCCGCGCGATATCAAGGCAGCCATGCGCCCCTCGCTGGATCGCGTGTTCCCGCAGCTCAAGGACGTAAAGCTCGACTACGGCTGGGGCGGACTCATCGACTGCACGATGCGCCGTACGCCCGACTTCGGCCAGCGCGGCAATGTGTGTTGGGCTCAAGGTTTCTCGGGCCACGGCGTGATCCCCACCTGCGTGGCCGGCCGCGTGCTCGCCAGCGCGATACTGGGCGATGACAGCCATCTGCGCCGCTTCATGAAGCTCAGCAACCCGCCGCTGCCAGGCGGCCGTTGGTTGGCCGGGCCAATGGAAGCTGCGGGCAAAACGTGGTATCGCTTGCGAGACTTGTTCTGA
- a CDS encoding polysaccharide deacetylase family protein → MRQSLLLLLALLTLPVWAGKQIALTFDDGFDPRKQPQAAEWNAQILATLDKAGIKSLLLPSGKNVDSPAGLTLVRAWGEAGHQIGNHTYTHRDYSGLKYSLADFDEDMTRNAALFKDMPGWTQRFRFPYLKEGATSGRRDGLRLWLREHGYKTAPVSVDASDWYYDERFLAWQARHPDADPAPFRQAYLDHIRNRADYYHQLGQKVVGREFPHVLLLHTNAINAAFLGDLIAMLRKEGWSFVSAETAFADPLYMIEPDFVPAGESLLWMLGKVRRLPDMRYPAEDSRYEARLLDAAGL, encoded by the coding sequence ATGCGCCAATCCCTGCTGCTACTCCTCGCCTTGCTGACGCTGCCCGTCTGGGCCGGCAAACAGATCGCCCTGACCTTTGACGACGGCTTCGACCCGCGCAAACAGCCGCAGGCCGCCGAGTGGAACGCGCAGATACTCGCCACGCTCGACAAGGCCGGCATCAAAAGCCTGCTGCTGCCTAGCGGCAAGAACGTGGACAGCCCGGCGGGTCTGACGCTGGTGCGTGCCTGGGGCGAGGCCGGCCATCAGATCGGCAATCACACCTATACGCATCGCGACTATTCCGGGCTCAAGTACAGCCTTGCTGACTTTGATGAGGACATGACACGCAACGCCGCGCTGTTCAAGGACATGCCAGGCTGGACGCAGCGCTTCCGTTTTCCGTATTTGAAAGAAGGCGCAACCTCGGGTCGCCGCGATGGACTGCGTCTCTGGCTGCGCGAGCACGGCTATAAAACGGCCCCGGTAAGCGTGGACGCCAGCGACTGGTACTACGATGAGCGCTTCCTTGCCTGGCAGGCGCGCCATCCCGACGCCGACCCTGCGCCATTCCGGCAAGCCTATCTCGACCATATCCGTAACCGCGCCGACTACTACCACCAGCTCGGCCAGAAGGTGGTGGGCCGCGAATTCCCGCATGTTCTGCTGCTGCACACCAATGCCATCAACGCCGCGTTTTTGGGCGACCTGATCGCCATGCTGCGCAAGGAAGGCTGGTCGTTTGTCTCGGCCGAAACCGCATTCGCCGATCCGCTCTACATGATCGAACCCGATTTCGTCCCCGCCGGGGAAAGTCTGCTGTGGATGCTGGGCAAGGTACGCCGCCTGCCCGATATGCGCTACCCGGCCGAAGACAGCCGCTACGAAGCGCGTCTGCTCGATGCCGCGGGTCTGTAA
- a CDS encoding PH domain-containing protein: MHETILHRATFNTLVRPYLVLYVAFFLVLTIVGIPLAVIWVCGVGQWWARHYYDKLECELSTRTLRFRKGILFQVEKTIPLENIQDVTFIEGPILRYFHLSMLKFETAGQNAQMASQMQLVGIIDAHAFRQQILAARDQLRHPTLAAPSGDDAQLVALKHIASRLDEIAQLLRERH, translated from the coding sequence ATGCACGAAACCATTCTGCACCGCGCCACCTTCAATACCTTGGTTCGCCCCTATCTGGTGCTCTATGTGGCGTTCTTTCTGGTGCTCACCATCGTCGGCATTCCACTCGCCGTGATCTGGGTATGCGGTGTCGGCCAATGGTGGGCGCGCCACTATTACGACAAGCTCGAATGCGAACTCAGCACGCGCACGCTGCGCTTTCGCAAGGGCATCCTGTTCCAGGTGGAAAAAACCATCCCGCTGGAAAACATTCAGGATGTGACCTTTATCGAAGGCCCGATCCTGCGTTACTTCCACCTGAGCATGCTCAAGTTCGAAACCGCCGGGCAGAACGCGCAAATGGCCAGCCAGATGCAGCTGGTCGGCATCATCGATGCCCACGCCTTCCGCCAGCAGATCCTCGCCGCGCGCGATCAGCTGCGCCACCCTACCCTTGCCGCCCCAAGCGGTGACGATGCACAACTTGTCGCACTCAAACACATTGCCAGCCGTCTCGACGAGATAGCCCAACTGCTGCGCGAGCGGCACTGA
- a CDS encoding glutamine synthetase family protein has protein sequence MKQPAQTTDLFQPDTVREVECLVPDINGYPRGKALPGSAFAKGQELRLCRAVAIHTATGDWADYEFSGEGDPDMKLIPVMSTLKPVPWASRPRALCIHDCIDLDGQPTPIAPRNVLKNVLSGYAVHGWSPVVAPELEFYLLAPHTDPHQPLQPPTNARGRSENGQQGFGFIGLNDHAAFWDQLYAALDVLGIRYDTFVHELGPGQFEINLWHGDAVEVADQTFLFKYALKEIAAQHGMQAIFMAKPMAGQPGSAMHIHQSVVDARGQNIFSGANGESTALFEHFIAGQQQAIAELMPVFCPFVNSYRRFAKHMAAPVNLSWGYDNRSVGIRVPHAGPAARRVENRIPGVDANPYLVLAASLAAGLWGMQQQLRPTAAAEGTVFNQISDAPTLPGTLDEALARMRASALPGQLLGDTFTASFIAVKQVELDSFWAEITPWERQYLTALA, from the coding sequence ATGAAACAGCCAGCCCAAACCACCGATCTGTTCCAGCCCGATACCGTGCGCGAAGTTGAATGCCTGGTACCGGATATCAATGGCTATCCACGCGGCAAGGCGCTGCCGGGCAGTGCGTTTGCCAAGGGGCAGGAGCTGCGCCTGTGCCGGGCTGTCGCCATCCACACCGCCACGGGCGACTGGGCCGATTACGAGTTCTCGGGGGAGGGTGATCCGGACATGAAGCTGATTCCGGTCATGTCCACACTCAAACCTGTGCCCTGGGCCAGCCGCCCGCGCGCGCTCTGCATCCACGATTGCATCGACCTCGACGGCCAGCCCACGCCAATTGCGCCGCGCAATGTGCTCAAGAACGTGTTGTCGGGCTACGCCGTACATGGATGGTCGCCCGTGGTGGCGCCAGAGCTTGAGTTCTATTTGCTCGCCCCGCATACCGACCCTCATCAACCTCTGCAGCCTCCGACCAACGCTCGCGGGCGTAGCGAAAACGGCCAGCAAGGCTTCGGTTTCATCGGTCTGAACGACCATGCAGCTTTCTGGGATCAGCTCTATGCCGCGCTCGACGTACTGGGCATCCGCTACGACACCTTCGTGCATGAACTAGGACCGGGCCAGTTCGAAATCAACCTGTGGCACGGCGATGCGGTGGAAGTGGCCGACCAGACCTTCCTGTTCAAGTACGCACTCAAGGAAATTGCAGCCCAGCATGGCATGCAGGCCATCTTCATGGCCAAACCCATGGCCGGCCAGCCCGGCAGCGCCATGCATATCCACCAGAGCGTGGTCGATGCACGCGGCCAGAACATTTTCAGCGGCGCCAATGGTGAATCCACGGCCTTGTTCGAGCACTTCATCGCCGGCCAACAGCAGGCGATTGCCGAGCTGATGCCGGTGTTCTGCCCCTTTGTGAACAGCTACCGCCGCTTTGCCAAGCACATGGCCGCACCGGTAAACCTGAGCTGGGGTTACGACAACCGCTCGGTCGGCATCCGCGTCCCGCACGCCGGCCCGGCCGCGCGCCGCGTGGAAAACCGGATTCCCGGCGTGGATGCCAACCCCTATCTGGTACTGGCTGCCAGCCTTGCCGCAGGCCTATGGGGCATGCAGCAGCAACTGCGGCCCACTGCGGCCGCCGAAGGCACCGTATTCAACCAGATCAGCGACGCCCCCACCCTGCCGGGTACGCTGGATGAAGCCCTGGCCCGCATGCGCGCCAGCGCATTGCCCGGGCAGCTGCTGGGTGACACCTTTACCGCATCGTTCATTGCCGTCAAACAAGTCGAACTCGACAGCTTCTGGGCCGAGATCACGCCGTGGGAGCGGCAGTACCTGACGGCGTTGGCCTAA
- a CDS encoding DNA-binding response regulator → MPSLRIVLAEDQALVRGALAALLRLEADFDVVAEVGDGRAGLEAVTALRPDILLTDIEMPLMTGLELAQAVRTRGLPTRVVIVTTFGRAGYLHRAMSAGVGGYLLKDAPSEQLAAAIRRVASGGRAIDPELALAGWDGDDPLTDRERQVLRLAGEGKTSGEIASLIHLSEGTVRNYLSEAIGKLGAANRIEAARLARDKGWL, encoded by the coding sequence ATGCCCAGTCTCCGTATCGTCCTTGCCGAAGATCAAGCGCTGGTGCGCGGCGCACTGGCGGCGCTGCTGCGGCTCGAAGCCGATTTTGACGTGGTGGCCGAAGTCGGCGATGGTCGCGCCGGGCTTGAGGCCGTGACCGCGCTACGGCCCGACATCCTGCTGACCGATATCGAAATGCCATTGATGACCGGCTTGGAGTTGGCGCAGGCAGTGCGCACGCGCGGTCTGCCTACCCGCGTGGTCATCGTCACTACCTTTGGCCGAGCCGGCTACCTGCATCGGGCCATGTCGGCCGGCGTGGGCGGCTATCTGCTCAAGGATGCCCCGAGCGAACAACTGGCCGCTGCCATCCGCCGCGTCGCCAGCGGCGGCCGCGCCATCGACCCCGAGCTGGCACTCGCCGGCTGGGATGGCGACGACCCACTGACCGACCGTGAGCGGCAGGTGCTGCGCCTGGCAGGCGAGGGCAAAACCTCGGGTGAGATCGCCAGCCTGATTCACCTGTCAGAAGGCACGGTACGCAATTATCTTTCCGAAGCCATCGGCAAGCTCGGGGCGGCCAACCGTATCGAAGCGGCGCGTTTGGCGCGGGACAAGGGCTGGCTGTAA
- a CDS encoding sensor histidine kinase — protein sequence MTSCKELTVRTPIGWEPMFHLIWLGFLFTPMLDWGGGAGYRNFHLQETLLAIALYVPIHFVTYYASGPKLWIGQALTFLIATWLVPYNPAAHTLFLYAGFPGERATIKESVIGMLAVMAGAFAVFQYYSLGGGYYGILAGILFGVGGAMLGEKTSRRAKAVIALKDVEIERIAKVAERERIARDLHDLLGHTLSLIAIKAELAHKLAEREPVRASGEMQEVAQVARSALAEVRQAIVGLRSVDLIEAIRRAESTLVAAGIAVELQIDAQPKLDAAAEHALAQAVVEASTNIVRHAKASEARLGLRLRPDGGAVLLTVHDNGPTDTQLVPGHGLTGMRERLDAVGGTLTFDRQDGLLLTASVPLAAA from the coding sequence ATGACGAGCTGCAAAGAATTGACTGTCCGTACACCCATTGGCTGGGAGCCGATGTTTCACCTGATCTGGCTGGGCTTTCTGTTCACACCCATGCTTGATTGGGGGGGTGGCGCTGGCTACCGCAATTTCCATCTGCAGGAAACCCTGCTGGCCATTGCGTTGTATGTGCCCATCCACTTTGTCACCTATTACGCCAGTGGTCCCAAGTTGTGGATCGGCCAGGCGCTGACTTTCTTGATTGCCACATGGCTGGTGCCCTACAACCCCGCCGCTCACACGCTGTTTCTGTATGCCGGCTTCCCCGGTGAACGCGCCACCATCAAGGAATCCGTCATCGGCATGCTGGCCGTGATGGCCGGTGCATTTGCGGTGTTCCAGTACTACAGCCTGGGCGGCGGCTATTACGGCATCCTCGCCGGTATCCTGTTCGGTGTCGGTGGTGCCATGCTCGGTGAAAAGACGAGCCGACGCGCCAAGGCCGTGATCGCGCTCAAGGACGTGGAAATCGAACGCATCGCCAAGGTGGCCGAGCGCGAACGCATTGCGCGGGATCTGCATGACTTGCTGGGCCATACGCTGAGCCTGATCGCCATCAAGGCTGAGCTCGCCCACAAGCTGGCCGAACGGGAACCCGTCCGGGCCAGTGGCGAAATGCAGGAAGTCGCCCAAGTGGCCCGCTCGGCGCTGGCGGAAGTGCGGCAGGCGATTGTCGGCCTGCGCTCGGTGGATTTGATCGAGGCCATCCGCCGCGCCGAGTCCACGCTGGTGGCCGCCGGCATTGCGGTCGAATTGCAGATCGACGCGCAACCCAAGCTGGATGCCGCAGCCGAGCATGCCCTGGCGCAGGCGGTAGTCGAGGCCAGCACCAATATCGTCCGCCATGCCAAGGCCAGCGAGGCCCGCCTTGGTCTGCGGCTGCGGCCGGACGGCGGTGCGGTGCTGCTGACCGTGCACGACAATGGCCCGACCGATACCCAGCTTGTGCCCGGCCACGGCCTGACCGGCATGCGCGAACGGCTCGATGCCGTTGGCGGTACACTCACGTTCGACCGTCAGGATGGCTTGTTGCTGACGGCCAGCGTGCCACTCGCGGCCGCCTGA